From Nitratidesulfovibrio vulgaris str. Hildenborough, a single genomic window includes:
- a CDS encoding transporter substrate-binding domain-containing protein, which produces MAISVASAADRPLRDQLAEDSVIEQALKRGTLRVGFSTFVPWAMQDKSGAFVGFEVDVATRLAQDLGLNLELVPTKWSGIIPALLTGKFDVIIGGMSVKPVRSLKVNFTIPYDYASISVMASKSAAAGLKSLDDFDNPEVVVVARTGSTAALAAKKRFPKARLRYFDDEGPAIQEVLSGRAHALVSSDPLPRFEVLANPDRLFMPEGKPLALEPVAFAVRKSDPDTLNVLDNWIRMVEMEGWLKERKHYWFETRDWEPLVR; this is translated from the coding sequence ATGGCGATTTCCGTAGCCTCTGCAGCCGACCGTCCGTTGCGTGACCAGCTGGCGGAGGATAGCGTGATCGAGCAGGCGCTCAAACGCGGGACGTTGCGGGTGGGGTTCTCGACCTTCGTGCCGTGGGCGATGCAGGACAAGAGTGGAGCATTCGTCGGCTTCGAAGTTGACGTGGCCACACGGCTTGCGCAAGACCTCGGCCTCAATCTGGAACTCGTGCCGACCAAGTGGTCGGGCATCATCCCCGCACTGCTCACCGGGAAGTTCGATGTCATCATCGGTGGCATGAGCGTGAAACCCGTGCGGAGTCTCAAGGTCAACTTCACCATTCCCTACGACTACGCGAGCATATCCGTCATGGCCAGCAAGTCGGCGGCCGCTGGCCTCAAGTCGCTGGATGATTTCGACAATCCCGAAGTCGTCGTCGTCGCCCGTACGGGCAGCACTGCCGCCTTGGCGGCCAAGAAGCGTTTCCCCAAGGCCAGACTCCGCTATTTCGACGATGAGGGACCAGCCATCCAGGAGGTCCTGTCCGGGCGTGCCCATGCCCTTGTCTCGAGCGACCCGCTGCCCCGCTTCGAAGTGCTGGCCAATCCGGACCGGTTGTTCATGCCTGAAGGCAAGCCTCTCGCGCTCGAACCTGTAGCCTTCGCCGTACGCAAGTCAGACCCCGATACGCTGAATGTGCTCGATAACTGGATCAGGATGGTGGAGATGGAAGGCTGGCTCAAGGAACGCAAGCACTACTGGTTCGAGACACGTGACTGGGAACCGCTTGTTCGCTGA
- a CDS encoding amino acid ABC transporter permease, with protein MPRRCGVSRAALMLDVAFLLVLVGGAAWFVWRMDDVIHYRWHWGRVLEGLVYVTPQGEWHAGPLARGLAGTVRLSLWAMLAALLLGTVAGLLRTRRRLLARLLAGTYVDSVRNLPALVLIFVMYFFISSLVLPALGLEESVRGLPPGGRAVVGWLFAPVEQLSAFLSAVVTLAIYEGAYISEIVRAGIESVPRGQWDASSSFGLGPVQQMRHVILPQALRHAVPPLAGQFISIIKDSAIVSVISVPELTFQGMELMAATYQTFEIWTTIALLYLVLTLGCSLVAERLERRFRWGL; from the coding sequence ATGCCTAGGCGTTGTGGAGTATCGCGCGCCGCCCTCATGCTGGATGTGGCCTTTCTTCTTGTGCTCGTGGGCGGGGCCGCATGGTTCGTGTGGCGCATGGACGATGTGATCCATTACCGCTGGCATTGGGGGCGGGTTCTCGAAGGGCTGGTGTATGTCACTCCGCAGGGAGAATGGCATGCCGGGCCGCTGGCAAGAGGGCTGGCAGGCACGGTGCGCCTCAGCCTGTGGGCCATGCTTGCGGCGTTGCTGCTTGGCACGGTGGCAGGTCTTCTGCGTACCCGGAGGCGTTTGCTGGCCCGCCTTCTTGCTGGAACCTACGTGGACAGCGTCCGCAATCTTCCGGCGCTGGTGCTGATTTTCGTGATGTACTTCTTCATCAGTTCGCTGGTGCTGCCAGCACTGGGGCTCGAGGAATCCGTCCGGGGACTTCCTCCTGGGGGGCGTGCGGTCGTCGGCTGGCTGTTCGCCCCCGTGGAGCAACTCTCGGCCTTCCTGTCTGCGGTGGTGACGCTTGCCATCTACGAAGGGGCCTACATCTCGGAAATCGTCAGGGCTGGCATCGAGAGTGTGCCGCGAGGACAGTGGGACGCCTCCTCATCGTTCGGTCTCGGACCTGTGCAACAGATGCGCCACGTGATTCTGCCGCAGGCCCTGCGCCATGCCGTTCCTCCCCTTGCGGGGCAGTTCATCTCCATCATCAAGGACTCTGCCATCGTGTCGGTCATCTCCGTTCCGGAATTGACCTTCCAGGGTATGGAACTCATGGCCGCCACCTATCAGACCTTCGAGATATGGACGACCATCGCCCTGTTGTACCTCGTTCTCACTCTGGGCTGTTCTCTCGTGGCGGAAAGGCTTGAAAGGCGCTTCAGGTGGGGTCTGTAG
- a CDS encoding amino acid ABC transporter permease gives MLCKNSAVSAFAGQFRNGRAVVDVLAYVALMGGFLTVVVHGASQSGYVWQWYRAWRFLFVLPGDAGAEGGASAGLLLQGLGVTLQVAAGSLVLALLLAAVAVALRLSCLRTGRLVARLYVESVRNTPLLVQLFVTYFAIAPVFGLGRMASAVMALGVFEGAYMAEILRAGIAAVPQGQWEASRSLGMDEPGTYVQVILPQALRRALPPLTGQAVSLVKDSSLASAIAIHELTMQAQTIIAETFLTFEVWLLTAAIYLCVTLSLSAVARLLERRMHFDV, from the coding sequence ATGTTGTGCAAGAATTCTGCGGTGTCCGCTTTTGCGGGGCAGTTCCGCAACGGTCGTGCCGTTGTGGATGTGCTGGCCTATGTCGCGTTGATGGGCGGGTTTCTCACGGTGGTCGTCCACGGAGCGTCGCAGTCGGGGTACGTGTGGCAATGGTACCGGGCGTGGCGTTTTCTTTTCGTGTTGCCCGGTGATGCCGGGGCCGAAGGCGGCGCTTCAGCCGGTCTGCTTCTGCAGGGGCTTGGCGTCACTCTTCAGGTCGCAGCGGGAAGTCTTGTGCTGGCACTGCTGCTCGCCGCAGTGGCCGTGGCTTTACGCCTTTCGTGCCTTCGTACGGGGCGCCTCGTGGCGCGTCTGTATGTCGAATCGGTACGCAACACGCCGCTTCTGGTGCAACTGTTCGTGACCTATTTCGCCATCGCCCCGGTCTTCGGGCTCGGCAGGATGGCATCAGCCGTCATGGCACTCGGTGTGTTCGAAGGCGCCTACATGGCGGAGATTCTGCGGGCGGGCATCGCCGCCGTGCCGCAGGGCCAGTGGGAGGCCTCGCGAAGCCTTGGCATGGACGAACCCGGAACCTACGTTCAGGTCATCCTGCCGCAGGCGTTGCGGCGCGCCTTGCCTCCGCTTACCGGACAGGCAGTGAGCCTCGTGAAGGATTCCTCGCTGGCAAGCGCCATCGCCATCCATGAACTGACCATGCAGGCGCAGACGATCATCGCCGAAACGTTCCTCACGTTCGAGGTATGGCTGCTTACCGCCGCCATCTACCTGTGCGTGACCCTGAGCCTCTCGGCTGTGGCGCGCCTGCTCGAACGCAGGATGCATTTCGATGTCTGA